GGTAGGACAGCCGAGGGAAGAGTGTTGTAGACCTATGCtgtgggatagagacagagagagggtcggGTAGAGGGCAACAGATGGAGACATGAGAAATACAAAAATACTTCGTTTTTGTTTAAAACTACTAACTGTTTAGAGAGCAAGAAGCCATACAACAGAGAACCGATTATTTGCTGCATCCTCATTCATCCAATTTATTCTAACGGTATTATGTGTTATTCTATATTAGTGGCTATACAACTGACAGTCTAATATTGAGTCAAGCGACAATAAGAAATAACTAATTTACCAACCATGTTAGCTGGCTTCTATCTTGCAAAATATGTGAGAAAACATCTCAGGAAGGTATCATTCACGCTGTTAGCCAGATGGCTAGGTCAGACCTTGCACTTTGGCACAGGAAGTAATTTACGCAATGTTCCAAGAGCAATTCCGCCCTCTTGTGGGCAGAGCGACATATGGTCAAAATAAAGTATTTGTGCAATAACTTTTATCTCTAATATTAATAAATGTGAACAATAATAATTTTTTAAAAGCATAATATTTATTGCGCAAgtcttttacattttattttaaacttTAGGTTCCACAAACTTATTAAAACGGAAAGTGGGAAGTCAAATATGACAGTTATGAGGCAACAATGTCGCTGTTTGAGCATGTGAATAGGATGTTGTGAAACTACGCTAACGATTTCAAATGTTGCCACTGAATTATTTTGTGTCTTGCTTCTGCATAGATTGAAGAAGGAATGTCAAGACTATCTTCGGTGGAGTCCCGATCTACCAAAGAAGTGTCGCTGTTTGCAGCCAACTTGAACAATATTGAGACGTCTTTCCAAGCTTCGTTGGCCTATTAAGAAATGTTAACTTTATGAcagtgttaatgcactgttgtcTGTCCAACAGCATAGCAGAAGTGTGAGTCAGTGACCGTATGGACTCGGCGCAAAAATGCTTCAACTCGGAGACGAAATCGCCCTATTCTCTGTGGTGTTCGCGTTCGTTCTCCTCGGAACACGGAGCCCGATATGGTCCACCGCCCTCACCGCCTGCCTCTATGCCTTTCTGATCATGTTCCGTTTTCCCCAAGTCCCGACCAGCCAGGCGAGACAGGTGCTTCGGCCCGCTAAGAACGCTGCTTCGGGTGGGGTGTCCTTAGTCGCTCACCGGGGTGGAGGGCATGATGCGCCGGAGAATACCATGGCTGCCATCCGGGAGGTGAGTCAGGAAGTCGAGGAGAGAAGTATTTGTTCAACAAGGATTCGTGGTTCTTGAAAGCCACaacattctctctcgctctctctccccttacaTAGCCTCCAGATGATTATGGCAAACCTTCCtggtctcatctccctctctctctctctctgcatctctaggCACATAAGAACGGGGCGACCGGCGTAGAGCTGGACTTGGAGTTCACATCAGATGGAGTCCCTATTCTGATGCACGATGAGACTGTAGACCGAACCACCAACGGGTCGGGACCCCTCACACAGCTAAGCTTCTCTGGGCTGTGTAAACTGGACGCTGCCGCTAAGCACCGACTCCGGTGAGtaggaagagaggtggagtgatACTGTAGGACCGCTCCGGTCCTGGAGGTGGCAGTGTCTGCATGTTTTTGTTCCCAACACTAAAACACATATTCAAATGAATAAATTATCATGGTTTAAATTGTGTTCTGTGCTTATTAGTTAGCTGGGACAGGACCAATGATGGCACGGTATATGTTATGTGGTTCCTACAGTGACAAGTTCCAGGGAGAGAACGTCCCCACTCTGCAGGAGGCTGTGGAGGAATGCATCAAACTGCAGCTCACCATCTACTTTGATGTCAAAGGTCACCCAGATGAGGTACAGCCAATCAGAAGCCTCAGATAAAGATTTTTATGACTATACACAGTTTCTCACTACTGAGTACTTCTTTGTCTTCTTCTTAAGCCTAAGCTTGATAATTCTCTTGTTTGCTGTTTAACACTTTTAGATCAGTCATGGACCAGCTAGGCCTGTTGAAAGCCTGTGGTTTTAGTCAGTGGCCCACTTCAGTTCAAGAAACTGAGAATTGAGAGCAGTCATCTAACTCGACGGTTCCCAAACTTTTCCACTCCGGCCGGCCCCTCTTCCATCATTGGGGGAACATCTTTTGCTGTTTTAATGCTAATTTCCAACAATTCTACACATTGTGTGTTCATGTCATATCTGAGTGACTCATACAATAAGAGAATTCTGACAAGTTACAACTATCTTTCTAAGGTCTGCAATGACTAACATGataagaggaactgatgatgcactacccaattttcAAAATtacaccttgtgcattctactattacaacatTCAAGAGTAAGTTTAAGGCTCAACTGAGatccttttttggggggggggctctgcaCCCCCTCTGCCGACCCCTTTGCacgccccacagtttgggaaccactgatctaaCTGACCCCCCAACAGTTACTGGCTCACCAGTGGGTCTGAGaggtacacatacacaaatatacacagactcTACAAACAAACAGAACGTGTATTAATGACCTTTTcatgttctgttcttctctcctcctctcccaggcaGCGGCAGCCCTAAAGGAGATGTATCAGAAACACCCTGTGCTTTACAACACCAGCATCGTCTGTTCCTTTGAGCCCAAAGTCATTTACAGGGTAACTGTGGGCTGTTGGGTTGACAAGAGGATAGTAGTGGGCTGTCTGTCTATATGGGTGCTGGGTTAGATGTGTCTATGTCTCTGTATGAGAGGACTAACTATTGATTTAAGTTTCCATGATATGGCAGCATTTTAATTTCAGCTTCACTATGGGAAGAAAATTAGATTACAGATAGACATTTGAAAGATTTGACCTGATAAACTCGTAGTAAAatcccttccctctttctctccattgccCTCTAACCCCTGATCCCAGATGCGTCAGGCTGACCCGGAAGTGGTGACGGCGCTGACCCACCGGCCATGGAGCCTTAGTCGGTTGGGTGACGGCACGCCGCGCTTCTCGTCGCTATGGAAACACCACTGTATGCAGGTGCTAGACGTGATACTGGACTGGGCCCACCACCACCTGCTCTGGAACCTCTGTGGCGTCTCTGCCTTCCTGGTGCAGAAGAACTTCATATCACTGTGAGTCACCGCTGTCTATTTAGAGtccaaaatggctccctattccctatatcctGCACTacatttcaagttttaatgtcacgtgcagAAGGACAGTGAAAAGCTGttatcccaacaatgcagttatcaatatcaatgtagtactATAAAATACAtgaaggtagaacaaaaacacacaagaaatggAAGTAAGAAGATCACGAGAACGAACGTAAgtgagctacagttgaagtcgggagtttacatacaccttagccaaatacatttataaagtcagtttttcacaattccagacatttaatcctagtaaaaattccctgtcttaggtcagttaggatcaccactttattttaagaatgtgaaatgtcagaataattgtagagagaatgatttatttcagattttatttcatcacatttccagtgggtcagaagtttacatacacttaattagtatttggtagcattgccattaaattgtttaacttgggtcaaacattttgggtagccttccataagcttcccacaataagttgggtgaattttgtcccattcctcctgacagagctggtgtaacctgagtcaggtttgtaggcctccttgctcgcccacactttttcagttctgcccacaaattttctataggatttaggtcagggctttgtgatggccactccaataccttgactttgttgtcttta
This sequence is a window from Oncorhynchus kisutch isolate 150728-3 linkage group LG1, Okis_V2, whole genome shotgun sequence. Protein-coding genes within it:
- the gde1 gene encoding glycerophosphodiester phosphodiesterase 1; amino-acid sequence: MLQLGDEIALFSVVFAFVLLGTRSPIWSTALTACLYAFLIMFRFPQVPTSQARQVLRPAKNAASGGVSLVAHRGGGHDAPENTMAAIREAHKNGATGVELDLEFTSDGVPILMHDETVDRTTNGSGPLTQLSFSGLCKLDAAAKHRLRDKFQGENVPTLQEAVEECIKLQLTIYFDVKGHPDEAAAALKEMYQKHPVLYNTSIVCSFEPKVIYRMRQADPEVVTALTHRPWSLSRLGDGTPRFSSLWKHHCMQVLDVILDWAHHHLLWNLCGVSAFLVQKNFISLDYVQYWAQRGVEVVGWTVNTAEEKQYYQEILNVNYITDSLLENCDPHY